Sequence from the Syntrophales bacterium genome:
CAGCTGTAACAAATTGGCTGATTGAGTACAATTTTAATCGCCCTCATCAAGCGCTTGATTATTTAACACCCATGAGATATATTGAGAATCACAATGAGAATCTTAAACAAAAAGTGTTACCTATGTGCCCAGCCAGCACATGCCATGGAATGTTGTGATAGAAAATGATAGAATTAATACAGAAACAAAAGAAAAAATTTAATGGAGGCAAGAAATGAAAATTGATAGTCACGTTGTAGTAGGTCCATTTATAGGGGAAATGGGTGAGCCTGGTTATCCAGATATTCGGTTAAGTATTGATGAGCTAATCGAAATTTTGGATAAGGCAAAAATAGATAAAGCAGTGGTATTTCCCGCAGCGGAATGGAATGCTGACCCATCGATTTCCCAGTTGCAAGCAAATGAAGCAATGGCTAGCGCTATTAGTAAATACCCTGATAGACTAATAGGATTTGGTCGAGTTAACCCCTATTTTAAGCATTCGCTTAAAGATGCAGAGAAAATGATAAAAGATTTAGGCTTTAAAGGATTAGGAGAGTTTCACCCTATCGTTGACTCTTTTGCCGCTAACTCTACTATAATGCATCCTTTTATGGAGATGGCAGGAGCTTTGAATATTCCAATAAAGATGCACTCCGGAATGGGTAGAGCTGCTTTACCATCGTTGGTGGGAGACCTCGCTAGTAAGTTTCCTAAGGTTACAGTAATAATGTGTCATATGGGATGTTGGGAATGGCCTGAGGCGATTATTGTAGCTAAAAATGTTCCCAATATAGTTCTTGAACATTGTGCAGGCCCCTCACTCTATCCGAGTGGTCGATATGGAGCGCTTAAGAAAGCCGTAACAGAGGTAGGAGCTGATAGAGTGATATGGGGTTCTGACGAGCCCTATTGTGATATGTTTATGGCATTAAGGGAAGTTGAAGCATGCAGTTTTACAAAAGAGCAGGAGAAATTGGTAATGGGCGAAAATATAGCGAGAATTCTATGGTAGAAATGACCAGTATTGAAAGGATATCAAATATATTAAAGAGAAAACCTGTTGATAGAATAGGTCTTTTTGAAGATTTCTGGGGAGATACTCAAAGAAAATGGACGGGAAAAGGGCATATTGAAAAAAATGAGGATATCTCAGACCACTTTGGACTTGATATCCGCCTGTGCGATTGTTTCAACATGATAGCTGATATCAATTTTAAAACCGAGACAGTTGAAGAAACAGAGGAAACGATTTTGCAAAGAGATGGGAATGGTGCTTTACTTCGGAGACACAAGCTTCATGAGGCAACTCCAGAGCATGTTTACTTTATGGTAAAAGAAAGAAATACATGGGATGAAAAGATTAAACCCATGCTTACACCATCAAACCAACGAATAAATTTTAAGAAATTCAAAAATGATAAAGAGAATGCTCACACAAAAAAACGTTTTTTCTGTTGGGCAGGGAATAATGTTTTTGAACTTATGCATCCTCTATGTGGTCATGAATATATGCTTATGGGTATGGCTCTTGATCCTGAATGGGTCAAAGATATGGTAAATACTTACTCAGATCTCATTATCTCTCTTATGGAAATTCTTTTTGCTGAAGCGGGCAGACCTGATGGTATATGGTTCTATGACGACTTAGGATTTAAGGAACATTCTTTTATGTCACCTGGTATGTATCAGGAAATTATTCAGCCTGGGCATAAAAAAATCTTTGATTTTGTTCATTCATTAAGTTTGCCAGTCATTTTCCATTCGTGCGGTTATGTTGCACCGCTTGTTTCAAGACTAATTGAGGCAGGAATAGACTGTCTGCAAGTAATTGAAGTCAAAGCAGGTATGGATTTATTAAAACTAAAAAAAGAATTTGGAGGTAAAATCGCTTTATGTGGAGGCATGGATGCCCTCAATCTTGTGGCTAATAATCTGGATGCAATCGCTGAAGAGCTTAATAAAAAAATACCACTTGTAATGAAAGGTAGTGGTTATATACTCCATTCAGATCATTCTATTCCTGACCAGTGTGAATATGAAACTTATCGTTTTTTTGTTAATAAAGGTCTTAAATTGGGAACCTATTAGTTTTTTTTATTTCATTCAAGGGAGGTAATGATATATGTCTACTCAACAAAACAAAGTTTCCCGCTGATTTTCTCTGGGGAACGGCCACCTCCGCCTATCAGATTGAAGGTGGCTGGAATGCGGACGGCAAAGGTGAATCTAACTGGGATCACTGGGCTCATACCGGAAAGATAAAAAACAATCATACAGGTGATACTGCCTGCAATCATTACCATTTATGGGAAGAGGATATTAACCTGATGAAAGAGATGGGAATAAAAGCCTATCGTTTTTCTATTGCATGGTCGAGAGTTACTCCGGATGGCAAAGGGGAAATAAATCAGAAGGGGTTAGATTTTTATAAAAATCTCGTTGACGGACTCCTTGCCGCGGGCATTCAGCCTTTTGTTACCCTGCACCATTATGACATGCCCTTGACCCTTGAACAGGAAGGAGGATGGGTTAGCCGGGATACTGTTAATCGCTTTGCTGAATATGCGGGAATAATGGCCAGACATCTGGGGGATAAGGTTAAATACTGGATGACTCACAATGAACCGATCTGCATTGCCGGACTTGGTTATTCAGGGACTTCTGAACCACCCGGGCTAGGTGACCCAAAGTCAGGAGCCCAAGCCATACACAATCTTTTGGTAAGTCACGGTAAAGCCATAAGAGCAATTAAAACGAACAGCTCCGAAGAAGCTAAGGTGGGGATTGTCTTAAATCTATATCCTATTCAACCATACGGAGGACATACTAAAGAAGCACATCCGGATATTCCTGAAGATAATCTTATCGCGGCCAGACTCCAGGACGGCATCATAAACCGCTGGTTTCTTGATGCAATATATTACGGCAAATACCCGAAAGATGTGTGGAAATACCAAAAAGAAAACAATCCTGATATTGAGCCGGGGGATATGGAGATAATATCCATACCTCAGGATTTTTTAGGGCTGAACTATTATCACAGATTTGTTGTAAAAGGAGAGCGGCACAATGGAGAGTTAAAGATTAAAACAGTGCCCCCTCAGGAACTGGGCGCTCCTTTCAGCACTATGGACTGGGAGATATATCCTGATGGACTTGGTATTGTTTTGAGAAGAATAAAAAAAGATTACAACAATCCGATTGTTTTTATTACAGAAAACGGAGTAGCGCTGGCTGACGAAATAGAGCCGGATGGGTCAATAAATGATATTACGAGAATAAACTTCCTGAAAGCGCATGTCAAAGAGGCGGAAGAAGCAATTTCAGATGGCATTCAACTTAAGGGTTATTTTGTCTGGTCATTGATGGATAATCTGGAATGGGAAATTGGTTTTAACCATCGATTCGGTCTTGTTTATGTAGATTTCAAAACATTAGAAAGAACTGTAAAGGCAAGTGGAATATGGTATAAAGATTGGATAAGGAGACTAAATATATGATTAATAACACCGATCTAAACTTGCTCATAGAGGAGAACAGAAAAGGAAACTTTTCAATCAAGTTTACCAATGCACCTACTAATACAAAAGTTACTTATAGTATGACTCGTCTGAAGTTTGAATTAGGAACTTGCTTATATCGTTCTTACTTTATGTTGCCGGAGAATGACCGCAACCGTCAGCAATATCTTGATAAGGCAGATAAATACTTCAATTCCCTTGAGGTAATTATCGGGTGGCATGCTATGGAACCAGAACAGGGCAAGTATAATGAGGCCCCTTATCTTTCGATATGTAGCTGGTGTCATAGTCACCAAAAGAGGACATTAGGCCACCTCATATTTTATGGATGGGACGGTTTGGACGATAGCGATCCGGCAGACGCGCATTTAAATTTTATTCAGCCCTGGGTCAGAAACCTGAATAATGAAGAGCTTGAAAAGGCCATGAAACTCCGACTGAATCGTGTTCTGGCTATTTTTGAAGGCAAAATGCCCAATTACGTCTTGATGAATGAAGTCCTGGGGAAAGAGAGCCTCGAGCCCGGAGACTATTATAGCAAAATCTTGGGCTTCAAGACGCTGGAACCTTATTTCCGATGGGCTAAAGCTGTTGATTCTAATGCAAACTTTTATCTTAATGAAAACAGTATTCTCGCAGGTAACAAGACCCCGCAATACATTGAGATGATCCGTTCTTTGATAGAGGCCGGGGTAGAAGTGGGAGGGATTGGCATCCAGGGTCATTTTTTTGGGGAAACAGTTCCACCTAACGAAGAAATGTGGGAAAAACTCGAAGCACTGTCGGTTTTTAATCTTCCCATCTGGATTACGGAATTTGGCGTACAGGCAACCGATGAAAAGCGGTACGCAGAAGATCTTTACCGCTTCTATCGCCTCTGTTTTGCACATCCAGCGGTGATAGGCATAACCCGTTTCGGTTATTGGGAGCCTGAAATGTGGCCACGTGGCAAGGAACTTCAGAAGCATTACGGCTGGCGCCCGGAGGCTCATCTCTGGCGTAAGGATTGGTCACCAACTCCGGCGGCTGAAATTTATCAGGATCTCGTTACCAAAGAATGGATGACCAAAGGTTCTGGGGAGATAGACGCACAAGGGCAACTTCAATTCCGTGGATTTTTTGGAACCTATCGGATAAATGTTGGTGGCTCAAGTTACACCGTTGAACTTACGCCCGATAAACAAACTATGACTTTATGATAACCGAATAAGAAATGAAATCTAAAGGCAATCAGAAAAAACATATAGGGAAGTGCATTTGGCGGATCGTTTATAATAACGACGGGAGTCCACATGTATTCTTACATCCATTTCCCATGACCTATGAACAGTTGATTAGTCATATTGACCCGCTTGCCGGCATAATTGATACCTTTGTCTATCAGATGTTTTCGGGGAATGTTTTTTTGCATGACACTAAAGTCGGTGAGTTTTATACCGGTCCGTATGCAGATAAAGAGGATTCCGGTTATCAGGCAGATATTAAACCCTTTGATATTACAAATAATGCGCGCAAATTTATTGAGGATGGTTTAGACCCCATGCGGGTGCTCTGCGAGCGAGCGCATAAGATTGGTGTCAAATTCTTTGCCGGTCTGCGTATAAATGATCTTCACGATTTGTAGTTCAAGGAATGGATATGTAAGATGAAAAAAGAGCATCCGGAATTGCTGATCGGCAAGAAAGGCCAATCACCCAAAGCATCAACCACCGAATGGGATAGATGGGATCCTGACCCGAGGCGGATGGCCTGGAATTTTGCCGAACCGGCAGTGGTCAAGATGCGGGCTGACTTGTTGACCCTCATGGTCTGCGAATAACTGATTTTTGTGTAAGTGAGTTTGTTTTTGAAAGACCGCATTGCCTCGATCTTGTACTATCAGATACTCAGCTAATAGAGCCTGAAATCCTCGCACCACACGGTGATGCAATTGGAGGTTGTGATTTATTCTTGGTTCGTACTTATTACTCCAGGTATCGTGATACAAATCCCAACCGGTATTGGCAAAAAAGTCCAGGATTCTCGATTGCTGGTGCACGTTACCTGCGTGAAACATTCAAGAATTTAAGAGCCATAGGAATGGATCTACCCTCATTAGCTTGTATTTCTAAGAAAAGTGAAACTATGCGGTCCCATCATGAACTCCTCTGTGGTAAAGATAGGAGATTTTTGGTGATAGAGGATATGAACCTTGATTACGACCTTTCCGGATTAAAGAAGGTCATTGTTGCTCCACTACTTGTAGAAAAGACTGATAGCGCACCATGTACAATCATTGGAATATGTAGTTAAAAGAACAGGAGGTAAGACATGCTTAAGGATAAACCTACACATACATCAACGAAGGAGATATTTGATTGTTCCGACATTTACGGTGTGAGTTTTGATAAAAAGCGGGCTTGTCGAAAAAAAGTACGGTTGGCTATTATCGGTGCAGGCGGTATAGCTCAATCTAAATACCTCCCTGCTATAATGCGTTTGCGTACTATGTGGGAACCAGTGGAGGTAGTTGCAGTTTCACGCCGAGATGAACGGCAAGGTAAAAAAATTGTAAAGCTATACGGATGTAGGTGGTACGCGAACTCGGAAAAAATGTTGAGGGAAGAAGATCTTGACGGTGTATTAGTAACCGGGCCGGATGAGCTGCATGCAGAACATGTGATGATGAGTCTTGATGCAAATCTTCACGTTCTAGTAGGGGTAACCGTAACATAGCTGCTATTTCACCCAATAAAACTTCCGTTTTTATAAATGAGGGAACGGTCAACACATCATTACCCCCCTTGCCAGAAAAAGACTGATCTAATCTGATCACGACATCAAGGTCAATAGGTGGAATCATAAGCAAGCGCTTGTCCAGATCCGGCACCTTCTCTCTAGCCAACTGCCATGGCG
This genomic interval carries:
- a CDS encoding endo-1,4-beta-xylanase — encoded protein: MLPENDRNRQQYLDKADKYFNSLEVIIGWHAMEPEQGKYNEAPYLSICSWCHSHQKRTLGHLIFYGWDGLDDSDPADAHLNFIQPWVRNLNNEELEKAMKLRLNRVLAIFEGKMPNYVLMNEVLGKESLEPGDYYSKILGFKTLEPYFRWAKAVDSNANFYLNENSILAGNKTPQYIEMIRSLIEAGVEVGGIGIQGHFFGETVPPNEEMWEKLEALSVFNLPIWITEFGVQATDEKRYAEDLYRFYRLCFAHPAVIGITRFGYWEPEMWPRGKELQKHYGWRPEAHLWRKDWSPTPAAEIYQDLVTKEWMTKGSGEIDAQGQLQFRGFFGTYRINVGGSSYTVELTPDKQTMTL
- a CDS encoding amidohydrolase family protein codes for the protein MKIDSHVVVGPFIGEMGEPGYPDIRLSIDELIEILDKAKIDKAVVFPAAEWNADPSISQLQANEAMASAISKYPDRLIGFGRVNPYFKHSLKDAEKMIKDLGFKGLGEFHPIVDSFAANSTIMHPFMEMAGALNIPIKMHSGMGRAALPSLVGDLASKFPKVTVIMCHMGCWEWPEAIIVAKNVPNIVLEHCAGPSLYPSGRYGALKKAVTEVGADRVIWGSDEPYCDMFMALREVEACSFTKEQEKLVMGENIARILW
- a CDS encoding Gfo/Idh/MocA family oxidoreductase — protein: MLKDKPTHTSTKEIFDCSDIYGVSFDKKRACRKKVRLAIIGAGGIAQSKYLPAIMRLRTMWEPVEVVAVSRRDERQGKKIVKLYGCRWYANSEKMLREEDLDGVLVTGPDELHAEHVMMSLDANLHVLVGVTVT
- a CDS encoding uroporphyrinogen decarboxylase family protein, coding for MQFYKRAGEIGNGRKYSENSMVEMTSIERISNILKRKPVDRIGLFEDFWGDTQRKWTGKGHIEKNEDISDHFGLDIRLCDCFNMIADINFKTETVEETEETILQRDGNGALLRRHKLHEATPEHVYFMVKERNTWDEKIKPMLTPSNQRINFKKFKNDKENAHTKKRFFCWAGNNVFELMHPLCGHEYMLMGMALDPEWVKDMVNTYSDLIISLMEILFAEAGRPDGIWFYDDLGFKEHSFMSPGMYQEIIQPGHKKIFDFVHSLSLPVIFHSCGYVAPLVSRLIEAGIDCLQVIEVKAGMDLLKLKKEFGGKIALCGGMDALNLVANNLDAIAEELNKKIPLVMKGSGYILHSDHSIPDQCEYETYRFFVNKGLKLGTY
- a CDS encoding GH1 family beta-glucosidase; its protein translation is MCLLNKTKFPADFLWGTATSAYQIEGGWNADGKGESNWDHWAHTGKIKNNHTGDTACNHYHLWEEDINLMKEMGIKAYRFSIAWSRVTPDGKGEINQKGLDFYKNLVDGLLAAGIQPFVTLHHYDMPLTLEQEGGWVSRDTVNRFAEYAGIMARHLGDKVKYWMTHNEPICIAGLGYSGTSEPPGLGDPKSGAQAIHNLLVSHGKAIRAIKTNSSEEAKVGIVLNLYPIQPYGGHTKEAHPDIPEDNLIAARLQDGIINRWFLDAIYYGKYPKDVWKYQKENNPDIEPGDMEIISIPQDFLGLNYYHRFVVKGERHNGELKIKTVPPQELGAPFSTMDWEIYPDGLGIVLRRIKKDYNNPIVFITENGVALADEIEPDGSINDITRINFLKAHVKEAEEAISDGIQLKGYFVWSLMDNLEWEIGFNHRFGLVYVDFKTLERTVKASGIWYKDWIRRLNI